In a genomic window of Holophagaceae bacterium:
- a CDS encoding serine/threonine protein kinase — protein sequence MSLDPTTIGRYRVLGTLGEGAMGVVYLAEDPRLKRGVAIKVVQGAALSRRDGLRRFQREAEISARLNHPNIVTVFDVGDEPGIGPFIAMERVEGESLRERLQRGPLAPEEAIPILGQLRSALEAAHRADIVHRDVKPDNLIITPDGRLKLMDFGIARDDDPSVTATAVYLGTPAYAAPELLAGQRASAATDRWAFAVTAFECIVGAAPFAGDTISATLFLIAHEAPRYPEGMAPGLKSVFQRAFDKEPLNRHPDLAAFMADLVEALPVDEETRTRARLQPAAPMASSQLPLPVIEAEEDRLARRRWVGLGAAAAVLLVAGAWAWLARAPRIISVESDPPGALVLVDGKAYGETPLRNLRIAAGTRRLRLEKKGHVALDHELGPAEKALVLKLEAAPYHVRVRTEPPGAQVFLDGHLKGQTPLENLEIPGGGTHALKVEKTGFVPWTAQLRSDVPLPDPIRLQKPSAARTTPKGKAEEPGKVKKFFSNLFKRKKG from the coding sequence ATGAGCCTGGATCCCACGACGATCGGCCGCTACCGGGTGCTGGGCACCCTCGGTGAAGGCGCCATGGGCGTGGTCTACCTTGCGGAAGATCCGCGCTTGAAACGGGGAGTCGCCATCAAGGTCGTCCAGGGTGCGGCCCTTTCCCGCCGGGATGGCCTGCGGCGTTTCCAGCGGGAAGCGGAGATCTCGGCCCGGCTGAACCATCCGAACATCGTCACGGTGTTCGATGTGGGCGACGAGCCGGGCATCGGCCCCTTCATCGCCATGGAGCGCGTGGAGGGCGAAAGCCTCCGAGAACGGCTGCAGCGCGGGCCCCTGGCGCCCGAGGAGGCCATTCCGATCCTCGGGCAGCTCCGCAGCGCGCTGGAGGCCGCCCACCGCGCCGACATCGTGCACCGCGACGTGAAACCGGACAACCTGATCATCACGCCCGACGGAAGGCTCAAGCTCATGGATTTCGGCATCGCGCGGGACGACGATCCCAGCGTCACGGCCACCGCGGTCTACCTCGGAACGCCGGCCTACGCGGCGCCGGAGCTGCTGGCGGGGCAGCGCGCCTCCGCGGCCACGGACCGATGGGCCTTCGCCGTCACCGCCTTTGAATGCATCGTGGGAGCCGCCCCCTTCGCGGGCGATACCATCAGCGCCACCCTGTTCCTCATCGCTCACGAAGCGCCGCGGTATCCGGAGGGCATGGCGCCGGGTTTGAAGAGCGTGTTCCAGCGGGCCTTCGACAAGGAGCCGCTGAACCGCCACCCGGACCTGGCGGCCTTCATGGCCGACCTCGTCGAGGCGCTTCCCGTGGACGAAGAAACCAGGACGCGGGCCAGGCTGCAACCCGCGGCGCCCATGGCCTCCTCGCAGCTGCCATTGCCGGTCATCGAAGCGGAGGAGGACCGCCTGGCGCGCCGCCGCTGGGTCGGGCTGGGGGCGGCGGCCGCGGTTCTGCTTGTGGCCGGCGCATGGGCCTGGCTGGCCCGGGCCCCAAGGATCATCAGCGTGGAGTCCGATCCGCCCGGCGCCCTGGTGCTGGTGGATGGCAAGGCGTACGGAGAGACGCCGCTCCGCAACCTGCGCATCGCCGCGGGGACCCGAAGGCTGCGCCTGGAAAAGAAGGGCCATGTGGCCTTGGACCATGAATTGGGGCCGGCCGAAAAGGCTTTGGTCCTGAAGCTGGAGGCCGCGCCCTACCATGTCCGGGTCCGCACTGAGCCGCCTGGCGCCCAGGTCTTCCTGGATGGCCATCTCAAAGGCCAGACACCCTTGGAAAACCTTGAAATTCCTGGCGGCGGGACCCATGCCCTCAAGGTCGAGAAAACCGGGTTCGTTCCATGGACGGCCCAACTCCGTAGTGATGTTCCCCTGCCCGATCCCATCCGCCTCCAGAAACCCAGCGCGGCCCGGACGACTCCCAAAGGCAAGGCCGAGGAACCGGGCAAGGTGAAGAAGTTCTTCAGCAACCTCTTCAAGCGGAAGAAGGGGTGA
- a CDS encoding diguanylate cyclase encodes MKEDAHRDLQVQLHRLRDGFAKAIPEKMAEIESTWAKVQEGGGGRGGSGEADFQVLHRIAHSLVGNSGTFGFKDLSECARTLEEALADKAPVGKLQGAVENLREAASRALQVFPPRPEYLDFPTLDAAGASGQGPLVLLVDDDEFFSGELLLQLEGFGYRVKLCRCLSDVPASLEQEMPAALVMDIIHPEGELAGPAFLAGLIAKGMALPPTLFISVRDDLSARLEAVRAGGLGYFTKPLEMPLLIARLEVLVGYRGPEAYRILMIEDSATESTHYARILRRAGMQVTVVGNPLQVMEPLLTERPDLVLMDLYMPGCSGLELATVIRQQDAFMGIPIVFLSSETDLDRQMNGLSMGGDDFLEKPISAEHLVASLAARVTRARLLRANMNRDSLTGLLNHGNFKYQLKLELSRAARRQGKLALAIIDIDEFKSVNDTYGHPVGDRIIRSLTRHLQQQLRETDILGRLGGDEFGAILLDTDEHSAMERLDAIRELFSSHHYRGLEAISENEPLMVSFSGGLSGFPGKTNVGADPDALLQLTDQALLEAKFQGRNRIVVAGA; translated from the coding sequence GTGAAAGAAGATGCTCACCGCGATCTTCAAGTCCAACTCCATCGCTTGAGGGATGGGTTCGCCAAGGCCATTCCGGAAAAAATGGCGGAGATCGAATCCACCTGGGCCAAGGTCCAGGAGGGCGGGGGCGGCCGCGGCGGATCGGGTGAAGCGGATTTCCAGGTGCTGCACCGCATCGCCCATAGCCTCGTGGGGAATTCCGGCACTTTCGGGTTCAAGGATCTATCGGAGTGCGCCCGGACGCTTGAGGAGGCCCTCGCTGACAAGGCCCCGGTGGGCAAATTGCAAGGCGCGGTGGAGAACCTCAGGGAAGCGGCCTCGCGGGCCTTGCAGGTCTTCCCGCCGCGGCCGGAATACCTGGACTTTCCGACCCTTGATGCCGCCGGCGCCTCCGGCCAGGGCCCCCTGGTGCTGCTGGTGGACGACGATGAATTCTTTTCGGGGGAGTTGCTGCTGCAGCTCGAAGGCTTCGGCTACCGGGTGAAACTCTGCCGGTGCCTGTCCGATGTGCCCGCCTCCCTGGAACAGGAGATGCCGGCCGCGCTGGTCATGGACATCATCCATCCGGAAGGGGAACTCGCGGGCCCGGCCTTCCTTGCGGGCCTCATCGCCAAGGGCATGGCGCTGCCGCCGACCCTGTTCATATCCGTCCGGGACGACCTGAGCGCGCGGCTGGAGGCCGTCCGGGCCGGAGGACTCGGGTATTTCACCAAGCCCTTGGAGATGCCGCTGCTCATCGCCCGCCTGGAAGTGCTGGTGGGCTATCGGGGGCCCGAGGCCTACCGCATCCTCATGATCGAGGATTCCGCGACGGAGTCCACCCACTACGCCCGCATCCTGCGCCGGGCCGGCATGCAGGTCACCGTGGTCGGCAACCCGCTGCAGGTCATGGAGCCCTTGCTCACGGAACGGCCGGACCTTGTCCTCATGGACCTCTACATGCCTGGCTGCTCGGGGCTCGAACTGGCCACGGTCATCCGCCAGCAGGATGCCTTCATGGGCATTCCCATCGTCTTCCTCTCCTCGGAAACCGATCTCGACCGGCAGATGAACGGGCTCTCCATGGGCGGCGACGACTTCCTGGAGAAGCCGATCTCCGCGGAGCATCTGGTAGCTTCGCTGGCGGCGAGGGTGACCCGCGCGCGGCTGCTCCGGGCCAACATGAACCGGGATAGCCTCACCGGGCTTCTGAACCATGGAAATTTCAAGTACCAGCTCAAACTGGAACTCTCGCGCGCCGCGAGGCGCCAGGGAAAACTCGCCCTCGCCATCATCGATATCGATGAGTTCAAATCCGTCAATGACACCTACGGGCATCCCGTGGGCGACCGGATCATCCGGAGCCTGACCCGCCACCTGCAGCAGCAGCTCCGGGAAACGGACATCCTGGGCCGCCTGGGCGGCGACGAGTTCGGCGCGATCCTGCTGGACACGGATGAGCATTCGGCCATGGAACGCCTGGACGCCATCCGCGAATTGTTCTCATCGCACCACTACCGGGGCTTGGAGGCCATTTCGGAAAACGAGCCCCTGATGGTCTCCTTCAGCGGCGGTCTTTCCGGTTTTCCGGGCAAGACCAATGTTGGCGCGGATCCTGACGCCCTGCTCCAGTTGACGGACCAGGCCCTGCTGGAGGCCAAATTCCAGGGCAGGAACCGCATCGTGGTCGCTGGCGCCTAG
- a CDS encoding NUDIX domain-containing protein, whose amino-acid sequence MVYPICNLSGGRQDVGRLVRGLEEAMIRTAADFGVAADRLKGAPGIWVDTSRFRKGGGLEKLGAVGLHLRRWIATHGIAFNVEPDLGHFSWITPCGFTDKGVCSLRTLLGPAAPDAETAADHLQKHLCECLGLAIQPSNPSSQSVSALTWRRGPGGPEILMMLRVPSHGLWWQSVTGMMEPGETCEETAHRELKEETGLTGTLAPLPLKHSFWVDSSIIHFPDPEPRFNTETCFHMEVPYSSPVLLAPDEHSEFKWCGISEAQGLMRWEGSKAALRLLEKELNGR is encoded by the coding sequence GTGGTCTATCCCATCTGCAATCTTTCCGGAGGACGCCAGGATGTGGGCCGCCTGGTCCGGGGCCTGGAAGAAGCCATGATACGCACCGCGGCCGATTTCGGCGTGGCGGCGGACCGGCTGAAAGGCGCGCCGGGCATCTGGGTGGACACCTCCAGATTCCGGAAAGGCGGCGGCCTTGAAAAGCTCGGCGCCGTGGGCCTCCACCTGCGCCGCTGGATCGCCACCCATGGCATCGCCTTCAACGTGGAGCCGGACCTCGGGCACTTCAGTTGGATCACGCCCTGCGGCTTCACCGATAAAGGCGTCTGTTCGCTCCGTACTTTGCTGGGACCTGCCGCGCCGGATGCCGAAACCGCCGCCGACCACCTCCAAAAGCACCTATGCGAATGCCTGGGCCTGGCCATCCAGCCTTCCAACCCTTCCAGCCAGAGTGTCAGCGCCCTCACCTGGAGGCGCGGCCCCGGCGGCCCTGAGATCCTGATGATGCTGCGGGTGCCTTCCCACGGACTTTGGTGGCAGAGCGTCACCGGCATGATGGAACCCGGCGAGACCTGCGAGGAAACCGCCCACCGGGAGCTGAAAGAGGAGACCGGGCTCACTGGGACCCTGGCTCCGCTGCCCCTGAAGCACAGTTTCTGGGTGGATTCGAGCATCATCCACTTCCCGGATCCCGAGCCCCGCTTCAATACCGAGACCTGCTTCCACATGGAAGTGCCATACAGCTCGCCCGTCCTGCTAGCGCCCGATGAGCACAGTGAGTTCAAATGGTGCGGGATCAGCGAGGCCCAAGGCTTGATGAGGTGGGAGGGTTCCAAAGCCGCGCTGCGGCTGCTGGAAAAGGAATTGAACGGACGATGA
- a CDS encoding response regulator yields MTIHDLEGAQPMGIILGFGHDLASCKVLLVDDDSFMRRLFEAQVRTLGCDVVTAKNGEEAVKMIPDQKPDLVLMDVVMPGMDGFEACIWMNRLAEMKGVPVVLLTALGRDAKERSYAAGATGFLRKPPSVIELQARLSTLLLIRSLERELGGAAPADVPLSKDSSFKPLVLVAATNQSLRLRITTQLEREGFMPKGFEGLAPLSEALESDLLPDLLILEHDPNDGDAVEVSRRIRSAEATAHVPILMLVSDADLKAELNEAPCGASEFLGKNPDAADLRQRLKILLRLSVLESARRVNRLKV; encoded by the coding sequence ATGACAATTCACGATCTGGAAGGGGCTCAGCCCATGGGGATCATCCTCGGCTTTGGACATGATCTTGCATCATGCAAGGTGCTGTTGGTGGATGACGATTCGTTCATGCGCCGGCTCTTCGAAGCCCAGGTGCGGACCCTGGGCTGCGATGTAGTGACCGCCAAGAATGGCGAAGAAGCCGTGAAAATGATCCCGGACCAGAAGCCCGACCTGGTGCTCATGGATGTGGTGATGCCAGGCATGGACGGGTTCGAAGCCTGCATCTGGATGAACAGGCTTGCGGAAATGAAGGGAGTGCCGGTGGTGCTCCTCACGGCCCTGGGACGCGATGCGAAGGAACGCAGCTATGCCGCGGGGGCCACGGGGTTCCTGCGCAAACCGCCCTCGGTCATCGAACTGCAGGCGAGGCTCTCCACCCTGTTGCTGATCCGGAGCCTCGAAAGGGAACTGGGCGGCGCCGCCCCGGCCGATGTGCCCTTGAGCAAGGATTCCTCGTTCAAGCCGTTGGTGCTGGTGGCCGCCACCAATCAATCCCTGCGCCTGCGGATCACCACCCAGCTCGAGCGGGAAGGCTTCATGCCCAAAGGTTTCGAAGGCCTGGCGCCGCTTTCAGAAGCCCTCGAATCGGATCTCCTGCCGGATCTTCTCATCCTGGAACATGATCCGAATGACGGCGACGCGGTGGAAGTCTCCCGGCGGATCCGCAGCGCCGAAGCCACTGCGCATGTGCCCATCCTCATGCTCGTCTCCGATGCGGATCTGAAAGCCGAGTTGAACGAGGCCCCATGCGGCGCTTCGGAATTCCTGGGCAAGAATCCCGACGCCGCGGACCTCCGGCAGCGGCTGAAAATACTCCTGAGGCTTTCCGTCCTAGAATCCGCCCGCCGTGTGAATCGGCTGAAGGTCTGA
- a CDS encoding acyl-CoA dehydrogenase family protein, with amino-acid sequence MFPIFTEDQLAIRDAAREFALHEIEPGAMARDHASEFPAAIIKQLGEMGFMGMSIPEAYGGAGVDYLSYILALEEIARVDASVAVTMSVNNSVACAPILNFGTEAQKQKYLKPLASGEVLGGFMLTEPNAGSDAAALRTKGTKVEGGWKLNGAKAWITNGSVGKYFIAMAITHPEKGKKGISAFVLDAEQPGVFMAKPEEKMGLRSSKTVMVALEDAFVADSDLLGEYGEGLKVALNGLDGGRIGIAAQALGIAQRALDESIAYAKTRYTFGKPIGEHQAIQTYLAEMEARVQASRLLVYKAASLKNDGLPCTLEAATAKLFATENATWVCDRAVQIFGGYGYSREYVVERLYRDVRVTTIYEGTSEIQRMVVARQLLK; translated from the coding sequence ATGTTTCCCATCTTCACCGAAGACCAGCTCGCCATCCGGGACGCCGCGCGGGAGTTCGCGCTCCACGAGATCGAGCCCGGCGCCATGGCCCGGGACCACGCTTCGGAATTCCCGGCCGCCATCATCAAGCAATTGGGCGAGATGGGCTTCATGGGCATGAGCATCCCCGAAGCCTACGGCGGCGCGGGCGTGGATTACTTGAGCTACATCCTGGCCCTGGAGGAGATCGCCCGCGTGGACGCATCGGTGGCCGTCACCATGAGCGTGAACAATTCCGTGGCCTGCGCGCCCATCCTGAATTTCGGCACCGAGGCGCAGAAACAGAAGTATCTGAAACCGCTCGCGTCCGGTGAAGTCCTCGGTGGCTTCATGCTCACCGAGCCCAACGCGGGCAGCGACGCGGCAGCCCTGAGGACCAAAGGCACGAAGGTGGAGGGCGGCTGGAAGCTGAACGGCGCCAAGGCCTGGATCACCAATGGCAGCGTCGGGAAATATTTCATCGCCATGGCCATCACCCATCCGGAAAAAGGGAAGAAAGGCATCAGCGCCTTCGTGCTCGATGCAGAGCAGCCGGGCGTCTTCATGGCCAAACCCGAAGAAAAGATGGGCCTGCGTTCCTCGAAGACCGTGATGGTGGCGCTGGAAGATGCGTTCGTCGCAGACAGCGATCTGCTGGGGGAATACGGCGAGGGACTGAAAGTCGCGTTGAACGGCCTCGACGGCGGACGCATCGGCATCGCGGCCCAAGCCCTGGGCATCGCCCAGCGGGCCCTGGACGAGTCCATCGCCTATGCGAAGACCCGCTACACCTTCGGCAAGCCCATCGGCGAGCACCAGGCCATCCAGACCTACCTGGCCGAGATGGAGGCCCGCGTCCAGGCTTCGCGGTTGCTGGTCTACAAGGCCGCGTCCCTGAAGAACGATGGCCTGCCCTGCACGCTGGAGGCCGCCACCGCCAAGCTCTTCGCCACCGAAAACGCTACTTGGGTCTGCGACCGGGCGGTGCAGATCTTCGGCGGCTACGGCTACAGCCGCGAGTATGTGGTCGAGCGCCTGTACCGCGATGTCCGCGTGACCACCATCTATGAAGGCACCTCCGAGATCCAGCGCATGGTGGTGGCCAGGCAGCTGCTGAAGTAA
- a CDS encoding alpha/beta fold hydrolase, whose protein sequence is MTSPPITAPLPCVAPWWARSAHAQTILGDQLPSPVPRTPGEPIRVGLEDGDALAGRTWAGATDTVVLLFHGLGGSHDATYMNRAVVLSQARGHSIWAMNHRGCGEGRSLAKGTYHSGRADDIGAVVKAARQAHPGKRIAAIGFSLSGNALLLNLGEGIGVFEKPDVAIAVNPPIDLARCAVRLKTGFNRIYDLRFVIRCRRSVRERVEDGLIQDIYRIPRFCTLTDFDEFYTAPASGFRNREHYYERCSAGPHLANIRKPTVILMAEDDPFVAVESFQEFELSGSVHLHIETTGGHMGYLSKGDPSKRWLDMALGHYLDALLERVAEVPV, encoded by the coding sequence TTGACCAGCCCGCCGATCACAGCGCCGCTGCCCTGCGTGGCCCCCTGGTGGGCGCGGAGCGCGCATGCCCAGACCATCCTGGGCGACCAGTTGCCGTCGCCCGTCCCCCGGACGCCTGGCGAACCCATCCGGGTGGGACTTGAGGACGGCGATGCATTGGCAGGCCGGACCTGGGCTGGGGCCACCGACACGGTGGTGCTGCTCTTCCATGGCCTCGGCGGCTCCCATGACGCCACCTACATGAACCGGGCGGTGGTTCTCTCGCAAGCGCGGGGGCATTCCATCTGGGCCATGAACCACCGGGGCTGCGGCGAGGGCCGGAGCCTGGCCAAGGGCACCTACCACAGCGGCCGGGCCGATGACATCGGCGCCGTCGTCAAGGCGGCCCGGCAGGCCCATCCGGGAAAGCGCATCGCCGCCATCGGGTTTTCGCTGAGCGGGAACGCGCTGCTCCTGAATCTCGGTGAGGGCATCGGCGTTTTCGAAAAGCCCGATGTGGCCATCGCGGTGAACCCGCCCATCGACCTCGCCCGCTGCGCCGTGAGGCTCAAGACGGGCTTCAACCGGATCTACGACCTCCGCTTCGTGATCCGCTGCCGCCGCTCCGTGCGGGAAAGGGTCGAAGATGGGCTCATCCAGGACATCTACCGCATCCCGCGCTTCTGCACGCTCACGGATTTCGATGAATTCTACACGGCTCCGGCCAGCGGCTTCCGGAACCGGGAACACTATTACGAGCGCTGCTCGGCGGGACCGCACCTCGCCAATATCCGGAAGCCCACGGTGATCCTCATGGCCGAGGACGACCCTTTCGTGGCGGTGGAATCCTTCCAGGAATTCGAGCTGTCCGGCTCAGTCCATCTCCACATCGAAACCACGGGCGGGCACATGGGCTACCTCTCGAAGGGCGATCCCTCCAAACGCTGGCTGGATATGGCTCTCGGCCACTACCTGGATGCGCTGCTCGAACGGGTGGCTGAGGTACCTGTTTGA
- a CDS encoding ABC transporter permease, translated as MVDLALKILLHDKLRFTITVAGVAFAVALVLSQVGLFFGLLSNATLTIRNASADLWVTSRNTPNVDFAHEFPETYVNRVRSVPGVARADNLIVTFMNISLPNGAEEGGIFYALEDFGAWNLPWSLKEGDIQDLRRGEFIFMDESSKRRLGDFATGDFREVQHRRLRIAGQSRDAKSFTTTPVSFIDFRRAQEMNPDLLKGNTSYILVKLAPGADVAAVKTEIRRRLPFNDVYTSNEWASKSEAYWIKNTGIGLNAFLAVFLGVLVGVVVVAQTLYTSTMEHIKEFGTVKAIGGSNADIYRILARQATIAAVLGFVLGLGLAFAQKPGIEAMALKLIMPASTIAIVAVGTLLLCLASAMVSFRKVANVDPGLVFRS; from the coding sequence ATGGTGGACCTGGCCCTGAAGATCCTCCTGCACGACAAGCTGCGCTTCACCATCACCGTGGCCGGCGTCGCCTTCGCCGTGGCCCTGGTGTTGTCCCAGGTGGGCCTTTTCTTCGGCCTGCTGAGCAATGCCACGCTCACCATCCGCAACGCCAGCGCGGACTTGTGGGTGACCTCCCGCAACACGCCCAACGTGGATTTCGCCCACGAGTTCCCGGAGACCTACGTGAACCGCGTTCGGTCGGTTCCCGGTGTCGCCAGGGCCGACAACCTTATCGTCACCTTCATGAACATCTCGCTGCCCAACGGCGCCGAGGAGGGCGGCATCTTCTACGCGCTGGAAGACTTCGGCGCCTGGAACTTGCCCTGGAGCCTGAAAGAAGGCGATATCCAGGACCTCCGCCGCGGGGAATTCATCTTCATGGACGAAAGCTCCAAGCGCCGGCTGGGCGACTTCGCCACCGGCGACTTCCGGGAGGTGCAGCACCGCCGGCTCCGCATCGCGGGCCAGTCCCGGGATGCGAAATCCTTCACCACCACCCCGGTCTCTTTCATCGATTTCAGGCGGGCCCAGGAGATGAATCCCGATCTGCTGAAGGGCAACACCAGCTACATCCTGGTGAAGCTGGCGCCCGGGGCCGATGTGGCGGCGGTGAAGACCGAGATCCGGCGGCGCCTGCCCTTCAACGACGTGTACACCTCCAATGAATGGGCCTCCAAATCCGAGGCCTACTGGATCAAGAACACGGGCATCGGCCTCAACGCCTTCCTGGCTGTGTTCTTGGGCGTCCTGGTGGGCGTGGTGGTGGTGGCCCAGACGCTCTACACCTCCACCATGGAACACATCAAGGAATTCGGCACCGTGAAGGCCATCGGCGGCAGCAACGCCGACATCTACCGCATCCTGGCCCGCCAGGCCACCATCGCCGCGGTGCTGGGCTTTGTCCTCGGCCTCGGACTGGCTTTCGCCCAGAAGCCCGGCATCGAAGCCATGGCGCTGAAACTCATCATGCCTGCCTCCACCATCGCCATCGTGGCAGTCGGCACCCTCCTGCTCTGCCTCGCCTCCGCCATGGTCAGCTTCCGCAAGGTGGCCAACGTGGACCCAGGCCTTGTCTTCCGGAGTTGA
- a CDS encoding DUF3995 domain-containing protein — protein MISALLALFFLSASAIHVYWAAGGRSGTGAVLPEVDGKPLRTPSAGTTGLVAFLFAAVAALVLGHAGLFPLPLPPPWPGRLLKGIAAIFALRAVGEFNYLGFFKRVRGSRFARLDTLLYSPLCAAVACGLWAISRS, from the coding sequence ATGATCTCCGCCCTGTTGGCGCTCTTCTTCCTGTCCGCCTCTGCGATCCACGTCTACTGGGCCGCCGGGGGGCGCTCCGGCACCGGGGCGGTGCTCCCAGAAGTGGACGGGAAACCGCTGCGCACGCCTTCCGCCGGCACCACTGGCCTGGTCGCCTTCCTGTTCGCGGCCGTGGCGGCGCTGGTCCTGGGCCACGCTGGACTATTCCCCCTTCCCCTTCCACCACCCTGGCCCGGCCGCCTGCTCAAAGGGATCGCCGCCATATTCGCTCTCCGGGCGGTGGGGGAATTCAACTACCTGGGATTCTTCAAGCGGGTCCGCGGCTCCCGCTTCGCCAGGCTCGACACCCTGCTCTATTCGCCGCTCTGCGCGGCGGTCGCCTGCGGTCTGTGGGCGATCTCCCGTTCCTGA
- a CDS encoding ABC transporter ATP-binding protein gives MTVLKGTDLAKTFHDGSVETQVLRGVSLELQAGEVVSLEGPSGSGKTTLLQILGCILSPSAGTLHIHQHQVDADSKRLAAVRRRNIGFVFQQYNLFPALSALENVQYAINLKGVKGPAAKHEAAALLDSVGLSDRAGYLPRDLSGGQKQRVAIARAMACKPSVLLADEPTANLDSAVGAQILDLFRDLAKRENRALLIVTHDPKVRDIADRVLQIHDGLLHP, from the coding sequence ATGACAGTCTTAAAAGGAACCGATCTCGCCAAGACCTTCCACGATGGCAGCGTGGAAACGCAGGTGCTTCGGGGGGTGTCCCTCGAACTCCAGGCGGGCGAGGTGGTCTCCCTGGAGGGGCCTTCCGGATCCGGAAAGACGACCCTGCTTCAGATCCTGGGCTGCATCCTTTCACCCAGCGCCGGAACCCTCCACATCCACCAGCACCAAGTGGACGCCGATTCGAAGCGGCTGGCGGCTGTGCGGCGCCGCAACATCGGCTTCGTATTCCAGCAGTACAACCTGTTCCCCGCCCTGAGCGCGCTGGAGAATGTGCAGTACGCCATCAATCTGAAAGGCGTGAAAGGTCCCGCTGCGAAACACGAGGCCGCCGCGCTGCTTGATTCGGTGGGCCTGTCGGACCGCGCCGGGTATCTCCCCCGCGACCTTTCGGGCGGCCAGAAGCAGCGCGTGGCCATCGCCCGGGCCATGGCCTGCAAGCCCAGCGTGCTCCTGGCGGATGAGCCCACCGCCAACCTCGACAGCGCCGTGGGCGCCCAGATCCTCGACCTGTTCAGGGACCTGGCCAAACGCGAGAACCGCGCCCTCCTCATCGTCACCCACGATCCCAAGGTCCGCGACATCGCGGACCGCGTGCTCCAGATCCACGACGGCCTCCTGCATCCCTGA
- a CDS encoding UbiX family flavin prenyltransferase → MDGKRFTVAITGASGAAFGVAVLRRLAANVNVTEVALLLSPTGRRCLADETGLAVKDLCALSPKITHHDERNLGAAISSGSYRQDGMALVPCSAGALGRIASGISESLVSRAADVCLKERNPLVLCLRETPLNRIHLENMLRAHDAGAIVMPIMPGYYTKPSGLEDLFDAFATRVLDQLGLPEPDSRRWTG, encoded by the coding sequence ATGGACGGGAAACGCTTCACTGTGGCCATCACCGGCGCATCGGGCGCGGCCTTCGGCGTCGCGGTGCTGCGCCGCCTGGCCGCCAACGTAAATGTGACCGAAGTCGCACTGCTCCTGTCCCCGACGGGCCGGCGCTGCCTGGCGGACGAGACCGGGCTTGCGGTGAAGGACCTCTGCGCCCTCAGCCCCAAAATCACCCATCACGATGAGCGGAACCTCGGCGCTGCGATCTCCTCGGGCAGCTACCGCCAGGATGGAATGGCCCTTGTCCCCTGCAGCGCCGGAGCCCTGGGGCGCATCGCTTCGGGCATCAGCGAGAGCCTCGTGAGCCGCGCGGCGGACGTCTGCTTGAAGGAGCGGAATCCACTGGTGCTCTGCCTGCGGGAGACTCCGCTGAACCGGATCCATCTGGAGAACATGCTGAGGGCCCACGATGCCGGCGCCATCGTCATGCCCATCATGCCCGGCTACTATACGAAGCCTTCGGGGCTGGAGGACCTCTTCGACGCCTTCGCCACCCGCGTCCTGGACCAGCTCGGGTTGCCGGAGCCGGATTCCCGGCGATGGACAGGGTGA
- a CDS encoding helix-turn-helix transcriptional regulator yields MGPIDRREREKEKLKKEILDAARYLFARDGYDSVTMRAIAERIEYSPRTIYLHFKDKEDLVRELCQHDYSEFGKGFAKLAAEKDPVQRLKGLGLAYARFAEDFPNHYRLMFMSDSPDYEGKGEEEWKGNPEMDAYAFLLGTAAEAIATGRLRPVYKDAELLAQTVWAGIHGVLALHFSKCNDPWVKWRPLKKRVRTMVDLQVDGLLAEPAAARSRAAKKRS; encoded by the coding sequence ATGGGACCCATCGACCGCCGGGAACGGGAAAAGGAAAAACTGAAAAAGGAGATCCTCGACGCGGCGCGCTACCTGTTCGCCCGGGACGGCTACGATTCCGTCACCATGCGGGCCATCGCCGAGCGCATCGAGTACAGCCCCCGCACCATCTACCTGCATTTCAAGGACAAGGAAGACCTTGTTCGGGAGCTTTGCCAGCACGACTACAGCGAGTTCGGGAAGGGCTTCGCCAAATTGGCCGCCGAGAAGGATCCCGTCCAGCGCCTGAAGGGGCTGGGCCTGGCCTACGCGCGGTTCGCCGAGGATTTCCCCAACCACTACCGCCTCATGTTCATGTCCGATTCGCCCGACTACGAAGGCAAGGGCGAGGAGGAGTGGAAGGGCAATCCCGAGATGGACGCCTACGCCTTCCTGCTCGGGACCGCGGCGGAGGCCATCGCCACGGGCCGCCTCCGTCCGGTTTACAAGGATGCGGAACTGCTGGCCCAGACCGTGTGGGCGGGCATCCATGGCGTGCTCGCCCTCCACTTCTCCAAGTGCAACGACCCCTGGGTGAAGTGGCGCCCCTTGAAGAAGCGGGTGAGGACCATGGTGGACCTGCAGGTGGACGGCCTGCTCGCGGAGCCGGCCGCGGCCAGGAGCCGCGCCGCCAAAAAGAGGTCCTGA